In the Streptomyces fradiae ATCC 10745 = DSM 40063 genome, one interval contains:
- a CDS encoding response regulator, producing MEVAKSRTRGVGGTYSRVVSGVSGRVLVVDDNRVIRQLIRVNLELEGFEVVTAADGAECLEVVHQCRPDMVTLDMVMPRLDGLSTAARLRADERTRHLPVAIISACDEAEVASGLEAGVDAFLSKPFEPARLVQMVRGLLLSSGGDRVAGERTGERTGDGRAGTSLG from the coding sequence GTGGAAGTGGCGAAAAGCCGGACGCGGGGGGTGGGCGGGACCTACTCTCGAGTTGTGTCAGGCGTCTCCGGTCGGGTGCTGGTTGTGGACGACAACCGGGTCATCCGGCAGCTGATCAGGGTCAACCTGGAGCTCGAGGGCTTCGAGGTGGTGACCGCGGCCGACGGTGCCGAGTGTCTGGAAGTCGTCCATCAGTGCCGGCCCGACATGGTCACCCTCGACATGGTCATGCCCCGCCTGGACGGGCTGAGCACCGCCGCCCGGCTGCGGGCCGACGAGCGGACCCGGCACCTGCCCGTCGCGATCATCAGTGCCTGCGACGAGGCGGAGGTGGCGAGTGGGCTGGAGGCCGGTGTCGACGCCTTCCTCTCCAAGCCCTTCGAGCCCGCCCGTCTCGTGCAGATGGTGAGGGGGCTGCTTCTGTCTTCGGGCGGCGACCGGGTCGCGGGGGAGAGGACCGGTGAGAGGACCGGCGACGGGAGAGCGGGAACCAGCCTCGGATGA
- a CDS encoding type VII secretion protein, translated as MTHGDHLMRRPYVPLPAPESVPTVDARLASALGRPQHGDSAVRRVGQSLRGLASPGTKEGGEQGRGGQEVRLPVPSGRVVAVTSIRGGVGKSTVAALLGRTFTHHRPDPVLTLEADAALGTLAVRMGAPSVRWSCGELARILTPRMDLNDITGYLVPVTDGGWLLPAGQGRVGPPLDVPTYRTVSLALRRHFAVTVVDCETLPGEVARTAMDTAHARVIVAPRTAEGVGGTRVVLDWLGALPGRRAIDSTVVVLTSNAPDMTLDLRTAVAHLREPGVTVLPLPYDRHLAQGGPIHPALLARATRDAAVELAAEALRRALRTR; from the coding sequence ATGACTCACGGCGACCATCTGATGCGCAGGCCGTACGTGCCGCTGCCCGCGCCCGAGTCCGTGCCGACCGTCGACGCGCGGCTCGCCTCCGCCCTCGGGCGGCCCCAGCACGGCGACTCCGCCGTCCGGCGCGTCGGGCAGTCCCTGCGCGGGCTCGCCTCGCCCGGCACCAAGGAGGGCGGGGAGCAGGGACGCGGCGGCCAGGAGGTGCGGCTGCCCGTGCCCAGCGGGCGGGTCGTCGCCGTGACGTCCATCCGCGGCGGGGTCGGCAAGTCGACGGTCGCCGCGCTGCTAGGCCGTACGTTCACCCACCACCGCCCGGACCCGGTGCTCACCCTGGAGGCCGACGCGGCGCTCGGCACCCTCGCCGTGCGGATGGGCGCCCCGTCCGTGCGGTGGTCGTGCGGTGAGCTGGCGCGGATCCTGACGCCCCGCATGGACCTGAACGACATCACCGGCTACCTGGTCCCCGTCACCGACGGCGGCTGGCTGCTCCCGGCCGGCCAGGGCCGGGTCGGGCCGCCGCTGGACGTGCCCACGTACCGGACCGTGTCGCTGGCGCTGCGCCGCCACTTCGCGGTGACCGTGGTCGACTGCGAGACCCTGCCCGGCGAGGTCGCCCGCACGGCGATGGACACCGCGCACGCGCGGGTCATCGTCGCGCCGCGCACCGCCGAGGGCGTGGGCGGCACCCGCGTGGTGCTCGACTGGCTCGGCGCGCTGCCGGGGCGCCGCGCGATCGACAGCACGGTCGTCGTCCTCACCTCCAACGCCCCCGACATGACCCTGGACCTCAGGACCGCCGTCGCGCACCTGCGGGAGCCGGGCGTCACCGTGCTGCCCCTGCCCTACGACCGGCACCTCGCCCAGGGCGGGCCCATCCATCCCGCCCTGCTCGCCCGCGCCACCCGCGACGCCGCCGTGGAACTCGCCGCCGAGGCCCTCCGCCGCGCCCTGCGCACCCGGTAG
- the nrtL gene encoding ArgS-related anticodon-binding protein NrtL codes for MTPADLSLTVAHAVRRAVGDGDLAVRELPGRLTVERPRPGGLGDWATNAALQLARPSGLPPREVAEVLRRRLLDVPGIARVDITGPGFLNLTLRPDARAGVGRLLVERVRREGLRYGYGDALAGLPEDRVHFRVAEGAGPRVRALTAAVAALLRSQGAPARVDEGGGDGQRGGAGDLGHGDGPRLASPGGSPGTPGGSPGTHGASPGTHGASRGARPRASRGAHPGVRLHARPPHYDLAALPPDVRQWALLRPAPHDRVLDAAPLLRQTESGNGLFTVQYAHARSAALLRNAADLGFSAAYEDGPHDAHPGAAELLAALGDHPAVLLAAARQHAPDRLARHLEVLADAFLGFQHTVLPLGDEKPSAAHRSRLALAEAAGTVLAGGLSLLGVSAPTRL; via the coding sequence GTGACCCCCGCCGACCTCTCGCTCACCGTCGCGCACGCCGTCCGGCGCGCCGTCGGCGACGGGGACCTGGCCGTACGCGAGCTGCCCGGCCGCCTCACCGTCGAGCGGCCCCGCCCCGGCGGCCTCGGCGACTGGGCCACCAACGCCGCCCTCCAGCTCGCCCGCCCCTCGGGCCTGCCGCCCCGCGAGGTCGCCGAGGTGCTGCGCCGGCGGCTCCTCGACGTACCCGGCATCGCCCGCGTCGACATCACCGGGCCCGGCTTCCTCAACCTCACCCTCCGCCCCGACGCCCGCGCCGGCGTCGGGCGGCTCCTCGTCGAGCGGGTCCGCCGGGAGGGCCTGCGGTACGGATACGGGGACGCCCTCGCCGGCCTGCCCGAGGACCGGGTCCACTTCCGGGTCGCGGAAGGCGCCGGCCCGCGCGTCCGGGCCCTGACCGCTGCCGTCGCCGCCCTGCTGCGCTCCCAGGGCGCCCCCGCCCGTGTCGATGAGGGTGGCGGAGACGGTCAGCGGGGTGGCGCGGGTGACCTCGGGCATGGCGACGGCCCGCGCCTCGCCAGCCCCGGCGGTAGCCCCGGCACCCCCGGCGGTAGCCCCGGCACCCACGGCGCCAGCCCCGGCACCCACGGCGCCAGCCGCGGCGCCCGCCCCCGTGCCAGCCGCGGCGCCCACCCCGGCGTCCGCCTCCACGCCCGCCCCCCGCACTACGACCTCGCCGCCCTTCCCCCCGACGTCCGCCAGTGGGCGCTGCTCCGGCCCGCCCCGCACGACCGGGTCCTCGACGCGGCGCCCCTGCTGCGCCAGACGGAGAGCGGCAACGGCCTCTTCACCGTCCAGTACGCCCACGCCCGCTCCGCCGCCCTCCTGCGCAACGCCGCCGACCTGGGCTTCAGCGCCGCGTACGAGGACGGCCCGCACGACGCGCACCCCGGCGCCGCCGAGCTCCTCGCCGCGCTCGGCGACCACCCCGCCGTGCTCCTCGCCGCCGCCCGGCAGCACGCGCCGGACCGGCTCGCGCGGCACCTGGAGGTCCTCGCCGACGCGTTCCTCGGGTTCCAGCACACCGTGCTGCCCCTCGGTGACGAGAAACCCTCGGCCGCCCACCGCTCCCGGCTCGCCCTCGCCGAAGCCGCCGGGACGGTGCTGGCCGGCGGCCTGTCCCTGCTCGGCGTCAGCGCCCCCACCCGCCTCTGA
- a CDS encoding homoserine dehydrogenase, producing MMRTRPLKVALLGCGVVGSEVARIMTTHADDLAARIGAPVELAGVAVRRPSKVREGIDPELITTDATALVKRGDIDVVIEVIGGVEPARTLITTAFEHGASVVSANKALLAQDGAALHAAAQEHGRDLYYEAAVAGAIPLIRPLRESLAGDKVNRVLGIVNGTTNFILDKMDTSGAGYSEALDEATALGYAEADPTADVEGFDAAAKAAILAGIAFHTRVRLDDVYREGMTEVTAADFASAKRMGCTIKLLAICERAADGGSVTARVHPAMIPLSHPLASVRGAYNAVFVESEAAGQLMFYGPGAGGSPTASAVLGDLVAVCRNRLNDATGPGDSAYTQLPVSPMGDVVTRYHISLDVADKPGVLAQVATVFAEHGVSIDTVRQQGRDVHSGTEGASAEGGGRREGGEASLVVVTHRAPDAALSGTVEALRQLDTVRGVASIMRVEGE from the coding sequence ATGATGCGTACGCGTCCGCTGAAGGTGGCGCTGCTGGGCTGTGGTGTGGTCGGCTCAGAGGTGGCGCGCATCATGACGACGCACGCCGACGACCTCGCCGCGCGCATCGGCGCCCCGGTCGAGCTCGCCGGCGTCGCCGTCCGCCGGCCCTCCAAGGTCCGCGAGGGCATCGACCCGGAGCTGATCACCACCGACGCCACGGCGCTGGTGAAACGCGGCGACATCGACGTGGTGATCGAGGTCATCGGCGGCGTCGAACCCGCCCGCACCCTGATCACCACCGCCTTCGAGCACGGCGCCTCCGTCGTCTCCGCCAACAAGGCGCTCCTCGCCCAGGACGGCGCGGCGCTGCACGCCGCCGCCCAGGAGCACGGCCGGGACCTGTACTACGAGGCCGCCGTCGCCGGTGCGATCCCGCTCATCCGGCCGCTGCGCGAGTCCCTCGCCGGCGACAAGGTCAACCGCGTCCTCGGCATCGTCAACGGCACCACCAACTTCATCCTCGACAAGATGGACACCTCCGGCGCCGGCTACTCCGAGGCGCTGGACGAGGCGACCGCCCTCGGTTACGCGGAGGCCGACCCGACCGCCGACGTGGAGGGCTTCGACGCCGCGGCGAAGGCCGCGATCCTCGCCGGGATCGCCTTCCACACCCGTGTGCGCCTCGACGACGTGTACCGCGAGGGCATGACCGAGGTCACCGCCGCCGACTTCGCCTCCGCCAAGCGCATGGGCTGCACCATCAAGCTCCTGGCGATCTGCGAGCGGGCCGCCGACGGCGGGTCCGTCACCGCGCGCGTGCACCCCGCGATGATCCCGCTCAGCCACCCCCTGGCCTCCGTGCGCGGCGCCTACAACGCCGTGTTCGTCGAGTCCGAGGCGGCCGGGCAGCTCATGTTCTACGGTCCGGGCGCCGGCGGCTCGCCGACCGCGTCGGCCGTACTCGGCGACCTGGTCGCCGTCTGCCGCAACCGCCTCAACGATGCGACGGGCCCCGGCGACTCCGCGTACACCCAGCTGCCCGTGAGCCCCATGGGCGACGTGGTGACGCGGTACCACATCAGCCTCGACGTGGCCGACAAGCCGGGCGTGCTCGCCCAGGTCGCGACGGTCTTCGCCGAGCACGGCGTGTCGATCGACACCGTCCGCCAGCAGGGCCGGGACGTCCACAGCGGCACCGAAGGCGCCTCCGCCGAGGGCGGCGGGCGTCGGGAGGGCGGGGAGGCGAGCCTCGTCGTCGTCACCCACCGCGCGCCCGACGCCGCCCTCTCCGGGACCGTCGAGGCTCTGCGCCAGCTCGACACCGTGCGCGGTGTCGCCAGCATCATGCGTGTTGAAGGGGAGTAG
- a CDS encoding ParA family protein produces the protein MTSIALFNNKGGVGKTTLTYHLAHMIRRLGLSVLAVDLDPQANLTSMCLDETEIEELWENPSELIDQGAAKAGIPGTGRVRSGQTIADAVRPILEGVGDIAAVEPAELQPGLWLLPGSLDLSRFEDKLSNEWSRAYAGDIAAIRTSTAFHRIIEQATRTVGADVVLVDVGPNLGAINRAALISADTVLMPLAADLFSLKGLSNLGPTLRQWRADWQQLVLPRVPAGISAPRAEMRPLGYVIMQPEMRLDRPVKAYERWLKRIPWVYSSAVLDEAEPTREDDRHRIATMRNYRSLMPLAHDARKPMFDLRPADGALGSTQQYVKTCFREFQTLSREVLARIGEPPEDACPPSPTDRH, from the coding sequence ATGACGTCGATCGCGCTGTTCAACAACAAGGGAGGCGTGGGCAAGACCACCCTCACCTATCACCTCGCCCACATGATCCGGCGCCTCGGCCTGAGCGTCCTGGCCGTCGACCTGGACCCCCAGGCCAACCTCACCTCCATGTGCCTGGACGAGACGGAGATCGAGGAGCTCTGGGAGAACCCCTCCGAACTCATCGACCAGGGAGCGGCGAAGGCAGGGATCCCCGGTACCGGGCGGGTGCGCAGCGGACAGACGATCGCCGACGCCGTCCGTCCCATCCTCGAAGGGGTCGGCGACATCGCGGCCGTCGAACCCGCCGAACTCCAGCCGGGCCTCTGGCTGCTGCCGGGCAGCCTCGACCTCAGCCGCTTCGAGGACAAGCTGTCCAACGAATGGTCCCGTGCCTACGCGGGTGACATCGCGGCGATCCGTACGTCCACGGCGTTCCACCGCATCATCGAGCAGGCCACACGGACCGTCGGGGCGGACGTCGTCCTCGTCGACGTCGGCCCCAACCTGGGAGCCATCAACCGAGCCGCCCTGATTTCGGCCGACACGGTACTGATGCCTTTGGCCGCGGACCTCTTCTCGCTCAAGGGCCTCAGCAACCTCGGGCCGACACTGCGCCAGTGGCGCGCCGACTGGCAGCAGCTCGTCCTGCCCAGGGTGCCCGCCGGCATCTCGGCACCCCGGGCCGAGATGCGTCCCCTCGGGTACGTCATCATGCAGCCGGAGATGCGCCTCGACCGGCCGGTCAAGGCGTACGAGCGATGGCTCAAGCGAATCCCCTGGGTCTACTCCTCGGCGGTCCTCGACGAGGCGGAGCCCACGAGGGAGGACGATCGGCACCGCATCGCGACCATGCGGAACTACAGGAGTCTGATGCCGCTGGCGCACGACGCCCGCAAGCCCATGTTCGACCTGAGGCCCGCCGACGGCGCACTGGGCAGCACCCAGCAGTACGTGAAGACCTGCTTCAGGGAGTTCCAGACCCTGTCCCGCGAGGTACTCGCGCGGATCGGTGAGCCCCCGGAGGACGCCTGCCCCCCATCCCCGACGGACCGGCACTAG
- the lysA gene encoding diaminopimelate decarboxylase has product MSRSAHPAGPRHADVLPEGHYSAPPADLNHLDPKVWSRTVRRGDDGVLTVAGIPVTALAEEFGTPAYILDEADFRARCRAWADAFGADADVFYAGKAFLSRAVVRWLHEEGLNLDVCTGGELATALSAGMPAERIAFHGNNKSQAEIRRAVEAGVGRIVVDSFQEIARVAHTAQSLGRRQRVQIRVTVGVEAHTHEFIATAHEDQKFGLALAGGQAAEAVRRALRLDGLELVGIHSHIGSQIFDMAGFEVAARRVVSLLAEIRDEHGIELPEIDLGGGLGIAYTSDDDPREPHEIAKALGEIVRRECEAAGLATPRISVEPGRAVVGPTAFTVYEVGTVKPLEGLRTYVSVDGGMSDNIRTALYDAEYSVALVSRASDAEPMLCRVVGKHCESGDIVVRDAFLPADLAPGDLIAVPATGAYCRSMASNYNHVLRPPVVAVADGAARVIVRRETEEDLLRLDVG; this is encoded by the coding sequence ATGAGCCGTTCCGCACACCCCGCCGGGCCCCGCCACGCCGACGTCCTGCCCGAGGGCCACTACAGCGCGCCGCCCGCCGACCTCAACCACCTCGACCCGAAGGTGTGGTCCCGCACCGTGCGGCGCGGCGACGACGGCGTCCTGACCGTGGCGGGCATCCCCGTCACGGCGCTCGCCGAGGAGTTCGGCACGCCCGCGTACATCCTGGACGAGGCCGACTTCCGGGCCCGCTGCCGCGCCTGGGCCGACGCCTTCGGCGCGGACGCCGACGTCTTCTACGCCGGCAAGGCGTTCCTCTCCCGCGCCGTCGTGCGCTGGCTGCACGAGGAGGGGCTCAACCTCGACGTCTGCACCGGCGGCGAACTCGCCACCGCGCTCTCCGCCGGCATGCCCGCCGAGCGGATCGCCTTCCACGGCAACAACAAGAGCCAGGCCGAGATCCGGCGGGCCGTCGAGGCCGGTGTCGGGCGGATCGTCGTCGACTCGTTCCAGGAGATCGCGCGCGTCGCGCACACCGCGCAGTCCCTCGGCCGGCGGCAGCGCGTGCAGATCCGCGTGACGGTCGGAGTCGAGGCGCACACCCACGAGTTCATCGCCACCGCGCACGAGGACCAGAAGTTCGGGCTCGCGCTCGCCGGCGGCCAGGCCGCCGAGGCCGTGCGCCGCGCGCTGCGCCTCGACGGGCTCGAACTGGTCGGCATCCACAGCCACATCGGGTCGCAGATCTTCGACATGGCCGGCTTCGAGGTCGCCGCCCGCCGCGTGGTGTCCCTCCTCGCCGAGATCCGCGACGAGCACGGGATCGAGCTGCCCGAGATCGACCTCGGCGGCGGCCTCGGCATCGCGTACACCTCCGACGACGACCCGCGCGAGCCGCACGAGATCGCCAAGGCGCTCGGCGAGATCGTGCGCCGCGAGTGCGAGGCCGCCGGGCTCGCCACGCCGCGCATCTCCGTCGAGCCGGGCCGCGCCGTCGTGGGCCCGACGGCGTTCACCGTGTACGAGGTCGGCACGGTCAAGCCGCTGGAGGGGCTGCGTACGTACGTCTCCGTCGACGGCGGCATGTCGGACAACATCCGCACCGCGCTGTACGACGCCGAGTACAGCGTCGCCCTCGTCTCCCGCGCCTCCGACGCCGAGCCGATGCTGTGCCGGGTCGTCGGCAAGCACTGTGAGAGTGGCGACATCGTCGTACGGGACGCCTTCCTCCCCGCCGACCTCGCGCCGGGCGACCTGATCGCCGTGCCCGCGACCGGCGCGTACTGCCGTTCCATGGCCAGCAACTACAACCATGTGCTCCGCCCGCCCGTCGTGGCCGTCGCCGACGGTGCGGCGCGGGTGATCGTCCGGCGCGAGACGGAGGAAGATCTCCTGCGTCTCGATGTCGGGTGA
- the thrC gene encoding threonine synthase gives MTSKGTHQWRGIIEEYRDRLPVTDATPVVTLREGGTPLVPAQVLSERTGCEVHLKVEGANPTGSFKDRGMTMAITRAKEEGAKAVICASTGNTSASAAAYAVRAGMVCAVLVPQGKIALGKMGQALVHGARILQVDGNFDDCLTLARSLSDNYPVALVNSVNPVRIEGQKTAAFEIVDMLGDAPDIHVLPVGNAGNITAYWKGYTEYAADGMASRTPRMWGFQASGSAPLVRGEVVKDPSTIATAIRIGNPASWSYALAARDESGGLIDEVTDREILRAYRLLAAQEGVFVEPASAASVAGLLKAAEQGKVDPGQTIVCTVTGNGLKDPDWAVAGAPQPVTVPVDAAAAAERLGLA, from the coding sequence ATGACCAGCAAGGGCACCCACCAGTGGCGCGGCATCATCGAGGAGTACCGGGACCGCCTTCCGGTCACGGACGCGACGCCGGTCGTCACGCTCCGTGAGGGTGGTACGCCCCTCGTCCCCGCGCAGGTCCTCTCCGAGCGCACCGGATGCGAGGTGCACCTGAAGGTCGAGGGCGCCAACCCCACCGGTTCGTTCAAGGACCGCGGCATGACCATGGCGATCACCCGCGCCAAGGAGGAGGGCGCCAAGGCGGTCATCTGCGCCTCCACCGGCAACACCTCGGCGTCCGCCGCCGCGTACGCGGTGCGCGCGGGGATGGTCTGCGCGGTCCTCGTCCCGCAGGGCAAGATCGCGCTCGGCAAGATGGGCCAGGCGCTCGTCCACGGCGCGCGGATCCTCCAGGTCGACGGCAACTTCGACGACTGCCTGACGCTGGCCCGCTCGCTCTCCGACAACTACCCGGTCGCGCTGGTCAACTCGGTCAACCCGGTCCGCATCGAGGGCCAGAAGACCGCCGCGTTCGAGATCGTCGACATGCTCGGCGACGCCCCCGACATCCACGTGCTGCCCGTCGGCAACGCCGGGAACATCACGGCGTACTGGAAGGGGTACACCGAGTACGCCGCGGACGGCATGGCCTCGCGCACCCCGCGCATGTGGGGCTTCCAGGCGTCCGGCTCCGCGCCGCTCGTGCGCGGCGAGGTCGTCAAGGACCCGTCGACCATCGCCACCGCGATCCGCATCGGCAACCCGGCCTCCTGGAGTTACGCCCTGGCCGCGCGCGACGAGTCGGGCGGCCTCATCGACGAGGTGACGGACCGTGAGATCCTGCGCGCCTACCGGCTGTTGGCCGCGCAGGAGGGCGTCTTCGTGGAGCCCGCGTCGGCCGCGTCGGTCGCGGGCCTGCTGAAGGCCGCCGAGCAGGGCAAGGTCGATCCGGGGCAGACCATCGTCTGCACGGTCACCGGCAACGGCCTCAAGGACCCCGACTGGGCGGTCGCCGGGGCCCCGCAGCCGGTCACCGTGCCCGTCGACGCCGCCGCGGCGGCGGAGCGCCTAGGTCTGGCCTGA
- a CDS encoding ATP-binding protein: MSDEDVDLAEVLGTQESAWLEFKRSPKREGRRGDAIANAVCAMANDLRGRGGGDILVGVDDQGMPVDDVDVSDQALLQLTEIRDSGLILDRPSLTVERSLYRGKPVIRIRVAASATPPVRYDGVVWVRPGPTTRKANREDERVLTERRRARDVPFDTRPLERARIEDLDLDVFRHSYLPSMVAPDVIEENGRPIGLQLSSLHLATPGGTPTTLGVLAVGLDPSSQVPGAYVQFVRYQGDDLDAPIADEQELRENLVSLASRLEPLLRSNLRTRLVEDGFRETPRPDYPLEALRELCMNALMHRNYETSHAPTRIVWFDDRIEITNPGGPFGQVRDDNFDRVTDYRNPSLAAALKGLGYVNRFGRGIGRVRRALEDNGNPPAEFQVDESSWVVVVRRAA, encoded by the coding sequence GTGAGCGACGAAGACGTGGACCTGGCCGAAGTCCTGGGAACCCAGGAGTCCGCATGGCTGGAGTTCAAGCGCAGCCCCAAGCGCGAGGGCAGGCGCGGAGACGCCATCGCCAACGCGGTGTGCGCCATGGCGAACGACCTGCGCGGTCGCGGCGGGGGCGACATCCTGGTGGGGGTGGACGACCAGGGCATGCCCGTCGACGACGTCGACGTCAGCGATCAGGCGCTGCTGCAGCTCACCGAGATCCGGGACTCAGGCCTCATCCTCGACCGTCCCTCCCTCACCGTCGAGCGGTCCCTCTACCGGGGCAAGCCCGTCATCCGGATCCGCGTGGCCGCGTCCGCCACCCCTCCGGTGCGGTACGACGGTGTCGTCTGGGTCCGCCCGGGCCCCACCACCCGGAAGGCCAACCGGGAGGACGAACGGGTCCTCACGGAGCGTCGACGAGCCCGGGACGTGCCCTTCGACACGCGCCCTCTGGAGCGCGCCCGCATCGAGGATCTGGACCTGGATGTGTTCCGGCACTCCTACCTGCCGTCGATGGTCGCCCCCGACGTCATCGAGGAGAACGGCCGCCCCATCGGGCTGCAGCTCTCCTCTCTCCACCTCGCCACCCCCGGCGGAACGCCGACCACGCTCGGCGTACTCGCCGTCGGACTGGACCCGAGCAGCCAGGTCCCCGGGGCCTACGTCCAGTTCGTCCGCTACCAGGGCGACGATCTCGACGCCCCGATCGCAGACGAACAGGAGCTGCGGGAAAACCTGGTGAGTCTCGCCTCGCGCCTGGAACCCCTGCTGCGCAGCAACCTGCGCACGCGGCTCGTGGAAGACGGCTTCCGGGAGACCCCGCGCCCGGACTACCCGCTGGAGGCGCTGCGCGAGTTGTGCATGAACGCCCTCATGCACCGCAACTACGAGACGTCCCACGCCCCGACCCGGATCGTGTGGTTCGACGACCGGATCGAGATCACCAATCCCGGTGGGCCGTTCGGGCAGGTACGGGACGACAACTTCGACCGGGTCACCGACTACCGCAACCCGTCCCTCGCCGCGGCGCTGAAGGGGCTCGGTTACGTCAACCGGTTCGGCCGGGGCATCGGCCGGGTACGCAGGGCGCTGGAGGACAACGGCAATCCCCCCGCGGAGTTCCAGGTGGACGAATCGTCGTGGGTCGTCGTGGTCAGGAGGGCGGCATGA